In Euphorbia lathyris chromosome 9, ddEupLath1.1, whole genome shotgun sequence, the following are encoded in one genomic region:
- the LOC136205292 gene encoding PHD finger protein ING2, whose protein sequence is MAIARTGVYVDDYLEYASTLPAELQRLLNTIRELDERSHSMINQTRQQTKFCLGVAAQSSKRGNDINYNNNNIEDDDPDERMRKDIEKNQESALNLCTEKVLLARQAHDIIDSHIKRLDEDLNNFAEDLKHEGKLPLDEPAILPPQPILIPKVEKRKGFYGTPQSKRMDFRDREFDRERDRDFELMPPPGIKKDFTIPVDIDQPIDPNEPTYCVCHQVSFGDMIACDNENCHGGEWFHYICVGLTPETRFRGKWYCPTCRMLPLSQI, encoded by the exons ATGGCAATTGCCCGAACCGGAGTCTACGTCGACGATTACCTTGAGT ATGCAAGTACATTACCAGCTGAGCTTCAAAGGCTTCTCAATACTATCAGAGAACTTGATGAAAGATCCCATT CAATGATAAACCAAACTAGACAGCAAACAAAGTTTTGTTTAGGAGTGGCAGCACAAAGCTCAAAGAGAGGGAATGACATTAattataataacaataacataGAAGATGATGATCCTGATGAGAGAATGAGAAAGGATATCGAGAAAAATCAGGAAAGTGCATTGAATTTGTGTACTGAAAAGGTGTTGTTGGCACGTCAAGCGCATGACATT ATAGACAGCCACATAAAAAGACTGGATGAAGATCTGAACAACTTTGCAGAAGATTTGAAGCATG AGGGGAAACTACCACTGGATGAGCCAGCGATTCTTCCTCCACAACCTATATTAATACCTAAAGTAGAAAAACGGAAGGGATTTTATGGAACACCTCAATCGAAAAGGATGGATTTCAGAGACAGGGAATTCGACAGAGAGCGTGATAGAGATTTTGAACTCATGCCCCCTCCAGGAATTAAGAAGGATTTCACTATCCCTGTTGATATTGATCAACCCATTGATCCTAATGAACCTACATATTGTGTCTGCCATCAG GTGTCGTTCGGAGATATGATTGCTTGTGATAATGAAAAT TGCCATGGAGGGGAATGGTTCCATTACATATGTGTTGGTTTGACACCAGAGACTAGATTCAGAGGAAAATGGTATTGTCCAACCTGCAGAATGCTACCTCTATCACAAATCTAA